In one window of Corynebacterium mycetoides DNA:
- a CDS encoding inositol monophosphatase family protein: protein MSDLAHAFIADLEHAEDRELAPALVETAGELALSMRNRGLETSQKTSVSDVVTEADTAAEKFVADVLAALRPDDGVLGEEGAAKASASGRTWVIDPVDGTYNFSCGSDYFCSAVALVEGEPSDPERIVASAVNRPALKTTWTAHGGESLKNGAQLAPLVDAPLDQLALATYLHPRVMLDDGIRGAWMAAASRAATVRMFGAGSIDLATVASGGIGGWMQHSVADWDWLPGKALVEAACGAAVKVDAGGVTWCVAGNRRLVDDVLSLLADSGH from the coding sequence ATGAGCGACCTAGCCCACGCATTCATCGCCGACTTGGAACACGCCGAAGACCGCGAACTCGCGCCCGCCCTCGTCGAGACGGCGGGCGAACTCGCGCTGTCCATGCGCAACCGCGGGCTGGAGACGAGTCAGAAGACGTCGGTGTCGGATGTCGTCACCGAGGCGGACACGGCCGCGGAGAAGTTCGTCGCCGACGTGCTCGCCGCCCTCCGCCCGGACGACGGAGTGCTCGGCGAGGAAGGCGCGGCCAAAGCGTCCGCGAGCGGCCGCACGTGGGTCATCGACCCAGTGGACGGGACCTACAACTTTTCTTGCGGGTCGGACTATTTCTGTTCGGCAGTGGCGCTCGTGGAGGGTGAGCCCTCCGACCCGGAACGCATCGTCGCCAGCGCAGTCAACCGCCCGGCACTGAAAACGACGTGGACCGCGCACGGCGGGGAGTCGTTAAAGAACGGCGCCCAGCTCGCGCCGCTTGTCGACGCCCCCCTCGACCAACTCGCCCTCGCCACCTACCTCCACCCGCGCGTCATGCTTGACGACGGCATCCGCGGAGCCTGGATGGCCGCGGCGAGTCGCGCAGCGACGGTGCGGATGTTCGGCGCCGGGTCGATCGACCTCGCCACCGTCGCCTCCGGCGGCATTGGAGGATGGATGCAGCATTCTGTCGCCGACTGGGACTGGCTGCCCGGCAAAGCGCTCGTCGAAGCAGCCTGCGGTGCCGCGGTGAAGGTCGACGCAGGTGGCGTGACGTGGTGCGTCGCAGGTAACCGCCGTCTCGTCGACGACGTGCTCAGCCTCCTCGCCGACTCGGGGCACTAG
- the hisN gene encoding histidinol-phosphatase: protein MSTYSDDLALALELADIADTVTIARFESADLKVDSKPDMTPVSDADVAVEQALRDKLEEARPTDAILGEEFGGDVHFEGRQWVIDPIDGTKNYVRGVPVWATLIALLEDGQPVVGVVSAPALARRWYASSGTGAWRTFAGGGVKKLGVSGVDKLGDASLAISSLSGWRDRGLRDALISLSDDTWRLRGYGDFLSYCFVAEGSVDIAAEPEVSLWDLAALSVLVTEAGGRFTSLAGEDGPHGGDAVATNGLLHDEVLGRLRN, encoded by the coding sequence ATGTCCACCTACTCAGACGATCTCGCCCTCGCCCTCGAACTCGCCGACATCGCCGACACGGTCACGATCGCGCGCTTTGAATCTGCCGACCTCAAGGTCGATTCCAAGCCCGACATGACGCCGGTTTCAGATGCGGATGTCGCCGTGGAGCAGGCGCTGCGCGACAAACTCGAGGAGGCCCGCCCGACGGACGCGATTCTCGGCGAGGAATTCGGCGGCGACGTCCACTTCGAGGGGCGCCAGTGGGTGATCGACCCGATTGACGGGACGAAGAACTATGTGCGGGGTGTGCCGGTGTGGGCCACTCTCATCGCGCTGCTCGAGGACGGCCAACCCGTGGTCGGCGTCGTCAGTGCTCCCGCCCTCGCCCGCCGCTGGTACGCCAGCTCCGGCACCGGCGCGTGGCGGACCTTCGCGGGTGGTGGTGTGAAGAAGCTGGGGGTGTCGGGCGTCGATAAGCTTGGCGACGCCTCGCTCGCGATTTCTTCGCTGAGCGGCTGGCGCGACCGCGGTCTGCGCGATGCGCTCATCTCGCTGTCGGACGACACGTGGCGCCTCCGCGGCTACGGCGATTTCCTCTCCTACTGCTTCGTCGCTGAAGGTTCCGTGGATATCGCCGCCGAGCCCGAAGTCTCGCTGTGGGATCTCGCGGCACTGTCCGTGCTGGTCACCGAAGCTGGCGGGCGCTTCACCTCGCTCGCGGGTGAGGACGGTCCCCACGGCGGAGACGCCGTAGCCACCAACGGCCT